The Patescibacteria group bacterium genome contains a region encoding:
- a CDS encoding secondary thiamine-phosphate synthase enzyme YjbQ, with protein MNISHYTISLQTKEKLDIIDITDNIRDYIAEAGIKDGIINIQTMHTTAMVFVNENEPELLKDFKNHLEKIAPEAEKYCHDNFEIRTVNICEDECKNGHSHCQALHLPTNICLNIIDKQLQLGQWQRILFIELDHARKRQVQLQIIGE; from the coding sequence ATGAATATTAGCCATTATACAATTTCTCTTCAAACAAAGGAAAAGTTGGATATTATAGATATTACTGATAATATAAGAGATTATATTGCTGAAGCAGGAATTAAAGATGGAATTATCAATATCCAAACAATGCATACTACTGCAATGGTTTTTGTTAATGAAAACGAGCCAGAGCTTTTAAAAGATTTCAAAAACCATTTAGAAAAAATCGCGCCTGAAGCGGAAAAATATTGTCATGACAACTTTGAAATCAGGACAGTAAATATCTGCGAGGATGAATGCAAAAATGGACATTCCCACTGCCAAGCGCTTCATCTGCCAACCAATATATGCCTTAACATAATTGATAAGCAACTCCAGTTGGGACAATGGCAAAGAATATTATTCATTGAATTAGACCATGCCAGAAAAAGACAAGTCCAATTACAAATTATAGGAGAATAA